One region of Quercus lobata isolate SW786 chromosome 2, ValleyOak3.0 Primary Assembly, whole genome shotgun sequence genomic DNA includes:
- the LOC115974281 gene encoding calcium uniporter protein 4, mitochondrial, which yields MALRKTLAKRLFDGYRVTSPAVTKDFSPISPSSTVVPPNASKSSFHREYIASPDSSEKGFFRRFLHRRAMSPLPEFLSVPVGDKLREKLRAINITGDRISLDGLSPPAPEKAAFAGDSVFGISIQEAKKILRLSQVEKLKAKLREIPKSSISYSEFVRVCVQGCENEDQGAEFAKMLDDSGNVIVLGNVVFLRPEQVARSMETLISESIANPKDPRRRELEQMEMQKALIDSKARGLVRGELYCGLGFVFLQTLGFMRLTFWELSWDVMEPICFFVTSLHFALGYGFFLKTSTEPTFEGYFQRRFKAKQKKLMKIHNFDLDKYNELRKACYPSHSASASPSYTNNFSSFKHEARSFVGAVN from the exons ATGGCGCTTCGGAAAACGCTAGCGAAGCGACTATTTGACGGTTACAGAGTTACATCACCGGCGGTCACTAAAGACTTCTCACCGATCTCACCATCCTCAACCGTGGTACCTCCAAACGCTTCCAAATCTAGCTTCCACCGCGAGTACATAGCCTCGCCGGACTCCTCCGAGAAAGGCTTTTTCCGGCGATTCCTTCACCGGAGAGCGATGAGTCCCTTACCGGAGTTCCTCTCCGTTCCGGTCGGAGACAAGCTTAGAGAGAAGCTCAGAGCCATCAACATTACTGGCGATCGGATCAGCCTCGACGGACTGAGTCCTCCGGCACCGGAAAAAGCAGCCTTCGCCGGAGATTCGGTTTTTGGAATCTCGATCCAGGAGGCGAAGAAGATCCTGAGGCTTTCGCAGGTGGAGAAGCTGAAAGCGAAGCTGAGAGAGATTCCGAAGAGCTCGATTTCGTACTCTGAGTTCGTCCGAGTCTGTGTTCAGGGATGTGAAAATGAAGATCAAGGCGCTGAGTTTGCCAAAATGTTAGATGACTCGGGAAACGTCATCGTTTTGGGGAACGTAGTTTTCCTTCGACCCGAACag GTGGCGAGATCAATGGAGACACTGATTTCTGAATCAATAGCCAATCCGAAGGACCCAAGGAGGAGAGAATTGGAGCAAATGGAAATGCAAAAGGCCCTAATCGACAGTAAAGCCCGGGGCTTGGTCCGTGGTGAACTATACTGTGGATTGGGCTTCGTTTTTCTCCAAACACTGGGCTTCATGAGGCTCACCTTTTGGGAGCTCAGTTGGGACGTGATGGAACCCATTTGCTTCTTTGTTACCTCGCTTCACTTCGCTCTTGGCTATGGGTTCTTTCTAAAGACCTCTACAGAACCCACTTTTGAAGGCTATTTCCAGCGCCGATTCaaagccaaacaaaaaaagctTATGAAAATCCATAACTTTGACTTAGACAAATACAATGAGCTCCGCAAAGCTTGCTATCCAAGCCACTCTGCCTCTGCCTCCCCAAGTTACACCAATAACTTCTCTTCTTTCAAGCATGAAGCACGGTCATTTGTTGGTGCCGTGAATTAA